The Bradyrhizobium sp. WSM471 genome includes the window AAGCTTGGCAGCCGGATGATCGATAGCTCGCTTCGCACCAAACTCAATTCGATCAAGCACGCGATGAAAGAGGCAGGCTGATGGACATCCGCGCCGCGGAAATTTCCGCGATCCTCAAGGACCAGATCAAGAATTTCGGCCAGGAAGCTGAAGTCTCCGAAGTCGGACAGGTGCTGTCCGTCGGCGACGGTATCGCCCGCGTCTACGGTCTGGATAACGTCCAGGCCGGTGAAATGGTCGAGTTCGAGAACGGCACCCGCGGCATGGCGCTGAACCTCGAAACCGACAACGTCGGTATCGTTATTTTCGGCGCCGACCGCGAGATCAAGGAAGGCCAGACCGTCAAGCGCACCCGCGCCATCGTGGACGCGCCGGTCGGCAAGGGCCTGCTCGGCCGCGTCGTCGACGCGCTCGGCAATCCCATCGACGGCAAGGGCCCGATCCAGGCCGACAAGCGCATGCGCGTTGACGTCAAGGCGCCCGGCATCATTCCGCGCAAGTCCGTGAACGAGCCGATGGCGACCGGCCTCAAGGCGATCGACGCCCTGATCCCGATCGGCCGCGGCCAGCGCGAGCTGATCATCGGCGACCGTCAGACCGGCAAGACCGCGATCGCGCTCGACACCATCCTCAACCAGAAGCCGCTCAACGCGCAGCCGGACGAGAACATCAAGCTGTATTGCGTCTACGTCGCGATCGGCCAGAAGCGCTCGACCGTTGCCCAGTTCGTCAAGGTGCTGGAAGAGCAGGGCGCGCTCGAATATTCGATCATCGTCGCCGCCACCGCGTCCGATCCGGCGCCGATGCAGTACATCGCGCCGTTCACCGGCTGCACCATGGGCGAGTACTTCCGCGACAACGGCATGCACGCCGTCATCATCTATGACGATTTGTCCAAGCAGGCCGTCGCCTACCGCCAGATGTCGCTGCTGCTGCGCCGTCCGCCGGGCCGCGAAGCCTATCCGGGCGACGTGTTTTATCTGCATTCCCGCCTGCTCGAGCGCGCGGCGAAGCTGAACAAGGATCAGGGCTCGGGCTCGCTGACGGCGCTGCCGGTCATCGAAACCCAGGCCAACGACGTGTCGGCCTACATTCCGACCAACGTCATCTCGATCACCGACGGCCAGATCTTCCTCGAAACCGACCTGTTCTTCCAGGGCATCCGCCCCGCGGTGAACGTCGGTCTGTCGGTGTCGCGCGTCGGCTCCTCGGCGCAGACCAAGGCCACCAAGAAGGTCGCCGGCAAGATCAAGGGCGAGCTCGCGCAGTACCGCGAAATGGCGGCGTTCGCGCAGTTCGGCTCCGACCTCGACGCCTCGACCCAGCGCCTGCTCAATCGCGGCTCGCGTCTCACCGAGCTCCTGAAGCAGCCGCAGTTCGCGCCGCTGAAGATGGAAGAGCAGGTCTGCGTGATCTGGGCCGGCACCAACGGCTATCTCGATCCGCTTCCGGTCAACAAGGTGCGCGCGTTCGAGGACGGTCTGTTGTCGCTGCTGCGTGGCAAGAATGTCGAGATCCTCAACGCGATCCGCGACAGCCGCGATCTCTCCGACGACACCGCCGCCAAGCTGAAGTCGGTGGTCGAAGGTTTCGCCAAGAGCTTCGCATAAGAGAACGGTCGCAAGGCCGGGCTTCTTGTCCCGGCCTTCCGTGCCTCACTGCATGGAACGAAGACGTGGATGCCCGGGACACGCCCGGGCATGACGACTGGGATAGGCTAGCGGCTTGATCCAAGGGGTCGAACCGCCGGGGTGAACGAAGAATGGCGTCACTTAAAGACATGCGCGTCCGCATCGCCTCCACCAAGGCGACGCAGAAGATCACCAAGGCCATGCAGATGGTTGCGGCGTCCCGGTTGCGCCGCGCCCAGCAAGCGGCCGAGGCGGCGCGGCCCTATGCCGACAAGATGAGCGCGGTGATCTCCAACATCGCCAGCGCTGCCGCCGGTTCGCCCGGCGCACCGGTGCTGCTGGGCGGCACCGGCAAGGATCAGGTTCACCTGCTGCTGGTCTGCACCGGCGAGCGCGGCCTGTCCGGCGCGTTCAACTCCTCGATCGTGCGCCTCGCGCGCGAGCGCGCCCAGGCGCTGATGGCGCAGGGCAAGGAAGTCAAATTCTTCTGCGTCGGCCGCAAAGGCTACGAGCAGCTCCGCCGCCTCTACGACAAGCAGATCGTCGAGCATCTCGACCTGCGCGGCGTTCGTCAGCTCGGCTTCCTCAACGCCGAGGACATCGCAAAGAAGGTTCTGGCCCGCTTCGACAACGGCGAATTCGACGTCTGCACGCTGTTCTACGCCCAGTTCAAGTCCGTGATTGCCCAGGTTCCGACCGCGCAGCAGATCATTCCGCTGACCGTGGAAGAAAAGGCGGCGAACGCGCCGTCGACGTCCTACGACTACGAGCCGGAGGAAGACGAACTCCTCTCCGGCCTGTTGCCGCGGAATATCGCGGTGCAGATCTTCCGCGCGCTGCTGGAAAACAACGCCTCGTTCTACGGCGCCCAGATGAGCTCGATGGACAACGCCACCCGCAACGCCGGCGAAATGATCCGCAAGCAAACCCAGATCTACAACCGAACCCGTCAAGCCCAGATCACCAAGGAGCTGATCGAGATCATCTCCGGCGCCGAGGCGGTCTGACGCACGAACCAAACGACGGTCGTTCAAGTAAAGAATTTCGAAGGAGAGCTTCATGGCTACAGCAGCTACCCAG containing:
- the atpA gene encoding F0F1 ATP synthase subunit alpha, which gives rise to MDIRAAEISAILKDQIKNFGQEAEVSEVGQVLSVGDGIARVYGLDNVQAGEMVEFENGTRGMALNLETDNVGIVIFGADREIKEGQTVKRTRAIVDAPVGKGLLGRVVDALGNPIDGKGPIQADKRMRVDVKAPGIIPRKSVNEPMATGLKAIDALIPIGRGQRELIIGDRQTGKTAIALDTILNQKPLNAQPDENIKLYCVYVAIGQKRSTVAQFVKVLEEQGALEYSIIVAATASDPAPMQYIAPFTGCTMGEYFRDNGMHAVIIYDDLSKQAVAYRQMSLLLRRPPGREAYPGDVFYLHSRLLERAAKLNKDQGSGSLTALPVIETQANDVSAYIPTNVISITDGQIFLETDLFFQGIRPAVNVGLSVSRVGSSAQTKATKKVAGKIKGELAQYREMAAFAQFGSDLDASTQRLLNRGSRLTELLKQPQFAPLKMEEQVCVIWAGTNGYLDPLPVNKVRAFEDGLLSLLRGKNVEILNAIRDSRDLSDDTAAKLKSVVEGFAKSFA
- a CDS encoding F0F1 ATP synthase subunit gamma, yielding MASLKDMRVRIASTKATQKITKAMQMVAASRLRRAQQAAEAARPYADKMSAVISNIASAAAGSPGAPVLLGGTGKDQVHLLLVCTGERGLSGAFNSSIVRLARERAQALMAQGKEVKFFCVGRKGYEQLRRLYDKQIVEHLDLRGVRQLGFLNAEDIAKKVLARFDNGEFDVCTLFYAQFKSVIAQVPTAQQIIPLTVEEKAANAPSTSYDYEPEEDELLSGLLPRNIAVQIFRALLENNASFYGAQMSSMDNATRNAGEMIRKQTQIYNRTRQAQITKELIEIISGAEAV